One window of Candidatus Acidiferrales bacterium genomic DNA carries:
- a CDS encoding family 1 glycosylhydrolase, producing the protein MSFAAAEEICDVYLEALRGDDFVGVQTYSRTRFGPTGPLPPEAGVELTQMGYEFWPEALEATIRYAAAKTGLPVIVTENGIATDDDARRVEYVKRALQGVANCLSAGLDVRGYTYWSAFDNFEWMLGYRPTFGLIAVDRETQKRTVKPSARWLGAVARANGF; encoded by the coding sequence GTGAGTTTTGCGGCTGCTGAAGAAATATGCGATGTCTATCTGGAAGCGCTCCGAGGCGACGATTTTGTTGGCGTGCAAACTTACTCGCGCACGCGCTTTGGCCCCACGGGTCCCCTGCCGCCGGAGGCAGGCGTGGAATTGACCCAAATGGGCTACGAATTCTGGCCGGAAGCACTGGAAGCGACCATTCGTTACGCCGCCGCCAAGACCGGTCTCCCGGTGATCGTGACCGAAAACGGGATTGCCACCGACGACGACGCGCGCCGCGTCGAGTACGTCAAACGCGCCCTGCAAGGGGTGGCCAATTGCCTCAGTGCCGGCCTGGACGTGCGCGGTTACACCTATTGGTCTGCCTTTGATAACTTTGAGTGGATGCTGGGCTACCGGCCTACCTTTGGCTTGATTGCCGTGGATAGAGAAACACAGAAGCGAACCGTCAAACCGAGCGCGCGATGGCTTGGCGCCGTCGCTCGTGCGAACGGCTTTTAG